The stretch of DNA tctccctccttgtgccctctctctccctccttgtgccctctctccctccttgtgccctctctctccctccttgtgccctctctctccctccttgtgccctctctctctctccttgtgccctctctctctctccttgtgccctctctctctctccttgtgccctctctctctctccctgccccctacCTTGTAAAAGGAGCACAAAAAGACCTGcggatggagggggagggagaggagctgCAGTGGCGGCTGCTTTAGTCTGATGCTAATGCACATCCTCTCTGTGCTGCATACCAATGTGTCCTAAACCTGCCTCTCAGCCTCCTctgcctgagccccagcctcagccgcgctcctctcccctctatttGCTTATCACAGGAGCTACATTCGCTCTCGTGGGAGATTCTCTACAGTTTAACATAAAGCCGTGTGGGGTAATTATCTAGtcaacccccccgcccctcttctttctgtctgtttttcttcctcttctttctgcctgtttttcctccctctctcatcctttcTTTCCAAATAAGGGAAATGTCAGCCTGGCCTGACAATCTCTCACAAGAGCAGGATTTGTGATTTGGAGATAAATGTCCTTGTTGGCTGTGTTGAGTACAAGATTTTTCTACCAACTGTTTAttttgaatgactgactgaccgtAGTAGCCATCTACATCTCTGCTGGATCACTGGTGTGGGGCGACAGAATATTAGACAATTTTTTTTGCCTTTTCCTTAATTGGTTCAATGTTGACGCTGTCCGAGCTGATTAGTCTGTGCCGCTGCGACGTAGGCTGGCTAGCTGGGAGTTCTAACACGACTGGGACTCCTCCTGAGACGAATGTATTTTTCAGGATGATGAGACACTGTGCAGAGTAGAACAGGTTTTTCCATTGTTCCATcattactctctgtctctgtactaGCTAGATATCTGCTACTACCTCTCCAGAAacgtattctgtgtgtgtgtgtgttagccgcTGGCGTATATTGCATCAGTAAAACGGCAGTAGACCTAAAGTTCTGCTGCGGCTATTGTTACTCTCTGCAGGTCGTCACACTGATCTCTTTAATACCGTCGTGTGACCGATGATGGTGAATGTTTACATGTAAAGTCTCTTGATACATCTCCACTACAAGCTCCATCTCGGGCTGTAGACGGTTTGGCTAAGCAGCTACTGCAGGCAAATTGGACATTAACCTTTCCACGGACAGTGCTAAGCTTTTAGCTTTTAATGGGAGGCAATGGCCTTTTATTGAATCAAATGAAATCGGCTATCGTGGGTGTTCACTGACCAGAATAGAAAGGTCCTGTTTAGATCCAgagggagagggacggagggagggagagggacggagggagggagagggacggagggagggagagggacggagggagggagagggacggagggagggagagggagggagggggacggagggagggagagggacggagggagggagagggacgtttgtgaaatataaatataaacCAAGTAATGTTTATCAGATTAGATTTTCTGTTGGAGATTTAATTCAGATTGTGACATAAATAAACATTTATTCAATATTCATAGTCATTTACAAAAAAAACGAACAAATGTGAATATAAAAAAAATGCTTTTAATTTAATAACCAAACCCCATTTAATCACTTCTGTACCAACAAGTGATTGTGATGGTAACATACTGTGGCTACCGTGCGTCTTTAAACCTGTCATTATAATCCACGTTCCTTTCCGACACCGATTCCCCTTGATAATGATATCATGATATAGACCGTCATCTGTATCTGTACCGTCTCTTAGTAAGAGGATCAGTCTACAGACGTTCTTggctattaaaaaaaaaaaaaaaaaggacattTTTCTCCGTGCTGCGGAAAGTGACTAATAACAATGTGGTGATAAATCTCTACCGTTTTCCTTATTTTAGACTGATTGCCCACAGCTTGATATGAACATTCATATAAAAATAAATGGTTACTATCTCTACCACATCCTCATCAGTCTCGTCACTGTCCATTTCCACCAGTCATCAACTCTCCCATTCAATAAACTCATCTCATTGATTTCTCAAAGCTAGCGAGTAGAAATtattcatttttttgttgttgtgtaaacTGGGGGGGGCAAAAAAGTAAAACCCTGTATTTGAAATGGTAAACAGCCCATATGCTGCTGCAGGAGTAATACATAGTTTACACTTCACACTCTTTGTAAGGCAGCTGTTGACACTTGCACTGCCCGTAGCCGTTGATGATAACCAGCGCTCCCTCCTCGTGGCTGGGCTCATACTCGTTATAGGGTACCTGCGTGGCCAGGTCCGCCATTTGCTGCCGCTGCTGGGTCCTCATCTGGCGGCGGTTCTGCATGGCCGTGCACTGGCGTATCCTGCGCATGGTAGGAGGGCAGCACTTCCGTGAGATGAACACAATGAAAATGACGAGGAAGAAGGTAAACAGAAGGACCATAGTTCCAATGATCACCCTCTGGGTTAGGACCGTGTTGTCCGTCTCCGAGAAGTCCTCCGTGACTCCCAGCTGTCCGCCCTCCACTGTCGTGGCGGAGGTTGCCAGGGCGGTTGCCAGGGCGGTGCGCTGCGTGGTCGTCGTTGTCATTATGGTCGTAAAGCGGGCAAAATCCACATAGAAGTCCTGCGTGGGTGTCTGCTGCATTATTCCAAACAGCGAGCTGGTGACCTCCGCAGTTGTGCCTGTCGACACGTCCGTGGCCATCGACAATGTGTTTGTGGTCAAGACGACCGGTGGCGGTGCCGTAAAATTTGGGCAAAGTTGGAATCCATAAACGGCATCCAGTATCTCCTCGCCCTGGGCATACTCGGGGGTGTGACACAGGATGGAGTGTTCCCACCTCCCCTTGAAGGTGCTTAGCCAAGTGGCCAGGGAACAGATCCCTTTGGTACATTCCCAAAGGTTGCTGGACAACCCCACGGTACCTAGAGACCGCCACATATCCAAGACCAGAGGGTCCAGGCTGCCTAGCTTGTTGTTATCCAGTAGGAGGATCTTCAGGTTGGGCAGCGTCTCGAACACGTCCGGGGTCAGCACCCGGATCTCGTTCCCTGTGATGTCCAGCTTCTCCAGCGTGGTCCAGGTCCACTCCATGTTGCAGGTCAGGTTGGAGATCTTGTTCCACTGCAGGTAAAGGAATTGCAAAGCCACCAGGCGGGGGAAGTGAGCCAGGTTGATCTTAGTCAGCTGGTTGTGTTCCAAGTGGAGTTCTCTGAGTTTAATGAGGCCAGCGAAGCCGTTACGGGCCAGGCTTCGCAGCCGGTTGTTGGACAGACCCAGGTACTCAAGGCTGCGGCAGTCCCAGAATGCCCGGACGGGGGTGGTGCGCAGCGAGTTGGAGCGCAGGTGGAGGATCTGCAGTTTGCGGAGGCCATGGAACAGCTCAGGCTCCAGCGCAGTCATCAGGTTGAAGGACAGGTCCAGGATCTGTAGGTTGATGAGGTGGATGAAGGTTGTGTTTGGTAGCGTTGTGATCCGGTTGGAGCTCAGGTTGAGGTCTTTGAGTTTATAGAGACCCTGGAAGGCGTCCTCCTGCACCGCGGTGACCTGGTTGTGGTCCAGGTGAAGCCAGGTGAGCTGGGAGAAGCCATAGAACTGGTCCGGGCTCAGTTCAGCGATGCTGTTGTGGCGGAGCGATAACCCCAGGGCCCCTCTGTCAACGCTGTCCGGGGGCGCCTCCAGCCCCTGGGTGTCGCAGTAGAACTGCTGGTCCTCGCAGCGGCATTTCTGGGGGCAGGTTGTGCATGACGCAGGAGACAGCAGGCACAGCAGCATGTTGATCACACACAGGCACAATGCCGTTGGTGCAGGTCCCACCAATGGCCACCTTGAATGGaaacctgggggggggggtttaaagaTAAGAAAATCAACCAAGGGGAGGCAATTCTGATCTCTGCAGAGCACTTATTGCTAATCTGTGGCGGTAAATAAAAAgaccctcccctcttctccctcttgcTCTGCCTACCTGACCCCTCCCCTACCCCCTCAGTATTCCAGAATTTCACATACTATCGATCACATATCATCACTGCTATGAACATGAGCGTTCTGAGTTTCcttgaaggaaggaaggaaggaaggaaggacaggggacagaggTTGAGGAAACAATCCTCTCAGAAACACACAACAGTTTGTCTCTGTTACATGTTCATGTGTTTATACATGAAACAGTGATGTGGAGGACGTCTCGCCCTCCATTCAGGTCATTTGTTTATGATCAGACAGAAGAATATCTGCAGAATATTATTTTATGAATGAtttctctactcgtctctctgCTTCTAGAATCATTATGCCTTTTGATTCAATAGAtcatttatttgtttttgttttagtaTAATTTTAGTTTACGCTCAGCATTTAAGAATTGGCAtggagattttttttcttcttctacccCCCCCGCACTGTTATACAACATGTCAGTTGGTCGTATAATTTTATAAGAAATCAagacttgacccccccccccccattaaaaagggaaagaagaggaggatgacatTGAAAGTAAATAGAATACCCCTATTAGCCCCcccctccttttcactctgtGTCCTATTCAGGTCCAGACTCTCTGGAATAAAAGAGGATAACTTACCCATTCTTTTGTGCACGTCGGAGGCTGCATTCAACTGTCCTTTTCCACAGCGGACTCCCAAAGCAGCCAGATGGAACACAAAGGGAGAAAAGAAAAGCCCTTTTGAGTCACAAAAGGAACCGGGCTCTTCTCTTGCTGAAGTAATGAAGTGGCAGCGATGCTCTCGAGTCCTCCCAATTGAAACAAAATCACAAATCCCATGTCCCTGGTTGATGATGTCGTCGGTTCCTAGCTGTGCTCTTCCCCTTTTAATCACACATTATCCAACcggctttttttggggggggggatcttTGTTTTTAGTTGATTTGCATCCAAAGCTCCCTGGCGCTAATCACTCTGTTTCCCCgttttccttccctccttccacacTGCAATGTCAGCTCAATTGGTTAATTGGGTATCAAATAGTGCCCCTCTTGGCTGAGGGGGGGTCCTCTACGTCCCCTAACCGTCCAGCCCCTAACTTGTTG from Salvelinus fontinalis isolate EN_2023a chromosome 29, ASM2944872v1, whole genome shotgun sequence encodes:
- the LOC129827328 gene encoding leucine-rich repeat transmembrane neuronal protein 2-like — encoded protein: MGFHSRWPLVGPAPTALCLCVINMLLCLLSPASCTTCPQKCRCEDQQFYCDTQGLEAPPDSVDRGALGLSLRHNSIAELSPDQFYGFSQLTWLHLDHNQVTAVQEDAFQGLYKLKDLNLSSNRITTLPNTTFIHLINLQILDLSFNLMTALEPELFHGLRKLQILHLRSNSLRTTPVRAFWDCRSLEYLGLSNNRLRSLARNGFAGLIKLRELHLEHNQLTKINLAHFPRLVALQFLYLQWNKISNLTCNMEWTWTTLEKLDITGNEIRVLTPDVFETLPNLKILLLDNNKLGSLDPLVLDMWRSLGTVGLSSNLWECTKGICSLATWLSTFKGRWEHSILCHTPEYAQGEEILDAVYGFQLCPNFTAPPPVVLTTNTLSMATDVSTGTTAEVTSSLFGIMQQTPTQDFYVDFARFTTIMTTTTTQRTALATALATSATTVEGGQLGVTEDFSETDNTVLTQRVIIGTMVLLFTFFLVIFIVFISRKCCPPTMRRIRQCTAMQNRRQMRTQQRQQMADLATQVPYNEYEPSHEEGALVIINGYGQCKCQQLPYKECEV